GAGCTTACCCTTTCCCCACGCATGCACAAGTGCAGACATTGAAAACCACCTACAGACCAACTGATACCACctgtcataaaataataatacataatttagcaggaaaataagacatttgattCCTTGGACATTCTCGTCACGTATGAGTGAAATATCCCATTTTCTCCGCAGGCGCGGCGGCACACGGCAGGTTCAAATATCCAATTCAGGCCAATAGTTACTGCGGGGCTATTTTTAGCTCGCTGATAAAGGATTCTCCTATCAGCTTAGATGACCACCTTTGAATTCATAAAGCACTGCTGCCTGCGTCCTTTAGACACAGCAGTAGCTCTCAAGGTGCAGCGATAACAAGCCTGTTCTGTCCTTGTCTGTCTATTTATGTTTACTGTATTCCGTCCAACACAggcagctgcaacattaagataaaaaacatttgaatatgAATGGCTCTCCATAATGAGCATTATTAAAGTCCACTTATTGTCTTTTAACTTAAGTGTTGTGTACAAAAATAGACCTTTTTAACTGGGAATATTCATGTATCCATCTGGTCCCATTAGAAGAATCAGCCCTCTTACGTGTGGAGCGTCTCAGTAATGCTTTGATTATATGCCACTCTCCTGCTCTGCCTCTTCAGACGTTTATCTTTAACCTCTAAAATGGAAATTGAGAGGGGTCATTTTCTCCAGCCGTGCTGTGATACATTAACAAGCTGTCATGTTCATTcatatttgtgattaattttaaAAACGTGCAGAGCCGAAGGTTTCAGCAGAGTACATTTTGTGAATGgatttatgaatgaaatgtaAACTCAGAAATTGTCTTCCCGAAGCACACAAGAGTGAAAGCCTTGGATCAGCGCTTTGTGCAAAGAGTCAGCAAGAAAGGTACAGTACAGTAGCACCTCGGCCTTGAGAGTGATGAACGCCTCTAAACAGGCTTGTGTTCAGTTTCATTGCTCTGCAgtgatggaaagtaactaagtacattcatTCAAGTACTGTGCAAATTTACTTGTTATCCCCTGTGAATGGGGGGTTGCGTCAGGAAGGGCATCCGGTGCACAACCTAAACCAAATCAATATGCAGATCAATGATCCGCTgtggcgacccctaacgggagcAAGCCGAaagaccaacaacaacaacaacaatgtattttacttgagtTGTTCCATTTAatggtactttatacttctattcctctacatttcaaagggaaatattgctcttttcactccactacatttatttaccaGCTGTAGCTCCCAGTTAGTATTCAAGATATATCAGAAAATGACTTTTTGGATTGTGACCCCTTACAGAAAAGCTGCTTTTATTTCCCATTATACAAAAAAATCAAGGATTAGAGtctataaaatgaataaaaaattgTTTAACATAACTTTCTTACTTCCTCTCCCATTAATTGTCtcgacccctcagatttatcatGTGACCTTTAAACCAGTAAAACTACTTCACTGTATATAAAATCAGTTAGAAATAGCTCCACTTtgaccagctacaacagtaaaatactACTTACACATTGATGCATCAGTAAAAATCTAACACtgtcatatataataatatatcagtcacagCTAGGGGCCATTTTTCTGCAGAATGagcgtttttgtttttgatgatttaagtacattttgtatACTTTTGCTTTGTCTTTTTGACAAGCCGGTCTAAAGGTGAGATAGGGGGTCTAATGCACCGCTGTGTTGTTTTCCCGGTGTGATACAGTGGCCTTTACAGTGAGGGGTAAAAAAAACTCAATGTCAGTCGGTGGGCTTTGCAAAAAGGGCACTTCTCCCCTTTTGGACTCAGCTTGGCCTCTCATAGGGCTTTGAACACTCGTCATGTGTGTGCAAGTCCACCTCTTGAACCTTTCAGTGTTATTGTGAAAGACTGTTTATCCAGCCAGGGCTCttagcagcaaaaaaaaaaaagaggctttCAAAAGGATTAGGGGCTGCGAAGAGACTAAACTACAAACACCTGTATCTCAAAATGCTtgcatgtgtgatgatgatgatggcggtCAGATCTCTGCAGGCAAAAGAAGATAACTTAGAGACCCACGGGTTAGAAGTGGAGCCCATAATAATGCAGTCAAAAGAatagattgacattttgtaAAATACGCGTTTTTGCTTACTCGCTGAGaggtagatgagaagatcaatatcacGTAGCTTCATATTTGACAGACAGATATGGGAGTGGTATCTGGTAAAATGTCAAATTACTGCTTTAATGACCATCTCTGCTGGCACAGTCATCCTGTACACAAAGTCTCAAGGCGTCAAGAACCTGGACCATCCGACTCTCTGAATCATCAGCTTATTGAAAGGTCAAGACTCATGAGGTTGGCACCCTGAGGTACAATTTGGAAAGAAAGTCAAGGTAGGTTTTTGAAGCTACAGTGCGTCAATGTTCCAGCTGAGCCAAATGTGTCTAATTTAGTGAAAAACAAGTGAGCCAATGAGAAAAATACTACCCTGCTTTATCCTGATTGTGAATGTTTCTAAAGTGAGTCATGGTTCATAGTTCATATTAAGTGCAACatcaatttacattataaaagaTGAACGCAAATGCTGCACGTGACCGACCACATTCGCCCCACTCTTTTTTTGCTGTGAGCCAAAGCACGCCAAAAGCGCGGCAGATGGAGACCGCCGAGCGCCAAGTTCAACATGGGAACCGAAACAGATGGACACATGAAGCGCAGCACCTGCTTTTGGCACCGCACCTCGACACTCGTGGCGTGATTTAGAGTGGAATAAATCACGGGAATTTAATCTTACAGGGTTGCAAGGCATTTATTAGCCAATGGAAGTCGAGTTTTCTATCAGCGTTTGGCATCGGAGGCGTTCGCCAGCTGCAGGGTCTCCGCAAGTTCATGCTTGTCATTTGGCTATGTTGTACATTCATAAATAAGATTTCTTAAATCGTGGTTCCTTATTAATTAAATTTCTCTCAAAACGTCAACTAAGTTTGAATTGATATTAACTACACTTCAAGTCTTTTGTTTGTCGACATCAAACGTACTTGGAGTGTGCATAAGGTGCGCTTTCATGCCCCCCCGTTGCATGGGTTTAGCACATCCGTTGGGATCTGATAAGGTTGTAATCATTAGCAATCAGCAGTCATTATATCCAGGTGCTGACATTTCTTGTTTTCGGAAATTACTGTTTTGTTGTTCCTACTTTGAACCTCGCAACAACCTCCCCTCCAGCCTCCGCCGGAAGAAAATGACAGAGCATTTTACAATATCATGTTTCATAATCAGGTTTCTGTTGGATCGCTGCTGCAATCAGCTGAATTACTCGTCTCTGTTGTCTTTTGTTTGGTCTCCTTTAAGTCCTCGGTCACCCCAGGAGCTTAATGAGCGTCAAGTGCTATGTAAGTCCTCGACTTTGATTTACACTGTTTAGTATAAATCATTATTTAAAGGCATCAGTATCAGTAGCattggagagaggagaagactACTGATTCACAAAGAAGTCTCATAGTCGGAATGTTTTTGATCCCCATTGATGATTATGATGTTTGTGTTGGTCAGATGGCGGTAGGCGGCGGTTGGCAGAGATAATATTAATGATCTGGACGAGCGGAGGATCGGTCCATGTAATAACTGAATGAATCCTCACACCTGTTGCCTGAGAGGATCTGAAAGAGCTCCAGACACTCCTTTAAAAGAAGTCTGAGTGCAGTCAGTGTGGATGTGGTGATTTTGGGAGGTCATGGAAAATGTCTGACTTCATTCTGCTGTGAAACTGCGTTTGAATTAGATTATGGGCGTATTGCCATCTGGGAATGTGGAAATTTCATGGGAAATGGTTCCACCTTGAGTTGCACCTGGTCTTGTAAAATGTGCCTATATTCCAtgaacaataaatatatttgacaAATTTGAACGGGagtaaatacaatacaattaaaGAGGACACATTATGCtttctccctttcctttagtgtgttatataattttttgtgcatgtaaaaggtctgtaaagttacaaagcccaaagtcaacgccaaagggagttactctcccccacagaaacactgctcctgaactgcctgaaacgccttgagtgaagtcccgccttttcttccgtaatttggtgatgtcaccaagtaacacatttgcataatacctgcctagcagctagtttggcacgccttcaaacaaagctagttagagcggagctggagcggagtccaaagagtttggttcagttgaccaatcatagcagactgggcttttcgagaGGGGGCGGagatcaaacagagcgtttcagacagagggtgaaaagaagggctgcagcacagccggtatgagaaaaataaagcgtttttttaacattaaatcatgtaaacatgttctagcagacacacaaaatacaagcatgcgcctgaaaataagcataataggtcccctttaaaggaacagttgaggaaatgcaCATATTGGCAAAACTCTCtgcaaaaaagcaaataaacgtACTTCGCAAAAAGTTGAATTTGTCCTGTAACATTTGAGACTATAAGGCTTTCATGGGAGAAATGATTGCCTTGGGCTGCATCCAAAAATATCCTCATTTTCCTTAGACAACAtaaaatattttgtcatttaacaTATTTCTTGGCCTGTAACAGTTAAAGGAATGTTTAGTAAACTTGATTGTCCAACCCACCAGAGGTAAATCACTGACAATCAATAACCTCCGTTACCGCAGAGGTCACACTGATATCAGTTAATCTACTTTGATTTGGAGTAGCCAAAATGTCCACTGATACACATGCAATTTGGAACAATTATTCTTAAAGCTGCTGATTAGCTCCTCCATCTGTGAGCCCACTGCTAATCTGCCCAAAACGCAAACTTCCTGCCAAGCAAACAATGCTTAATAATGAAGTGGGTCTCTGCCAGGAGGCCATCAATGATACTGGCTGCACCGccgttgttattgttttttcaaTTCATTCACGTCCAGCCATTCACATCTAAACAATGCTCATTAGCCCAACACAGCTGAGCTCAGTTCCATTCAGTTTTTCTGGTCTAATTGAAATGTACGACTCGGCCCTTCTGGGAGAGCACCATTAGCACAACACATCATGCTAATGGGTTTTAAAGACCACCAGCTCTAAGGGCTAATTAATACTCCCCAGAAACAACTGGAAATCTCTCTTGAGTCACTTCATAACCGCTGTCGTGTTTAGTAAAGCATCTTCTATTATAAACAATCAAACATCTGCTCAACAGGCTCCGGCATGCAGAGgagagttaaataaataaacatttgggACTATTTTGCAAATATTTATGacgataaaaaaatatgttaatatgttttaaatgtgATACATGTTCCAGTGAAACTGTTCTGTTTAATCTGCGAAAACAGATaaatgatgttgttttttttatggaggGAACTTTCCATAGTCACAGAAAGAAGACAAAacaaccctgatgacatcactatgacacatcagggttatttttttcattgtccTGGGCTTGTGACTTTTTAACAGAAAGCCTGTGTTACAAACTGGAGATGTGGGGTTCAAGAAGGCAAGGAGGGTCTAATGAAACAGGCTATCAagatgcattatgggaaatgtaggatccagtgttttttgagcaCAACCCATACGGGGGTATTAAAAGTCAGGCTATTTTGGCCTTTGCTGCACAAATTTTGACcattcttttaaaaaatctgtctctTATGAGTCCCCCAagtttatggaagtgcaatactgTATCGCTGGAGTACAcctttaaagttttaaaatagTACATTGGCTGGGAATGTTGAAAATCACACAATTATTTGCACTTCATGACCATGTCAAAACACATTAAACTGCACTTAACAGTACTAAAGTGCAACAAATTAGTTCCTGTTATAGTCCAGtttcattttaatgtgaaatggcAACGATGCtttaacattttaatcaatAGAAACAATGAAACTATAAGGAAGCTGATTCATAAATATTTCTATCCAACCCATAATACAGTGCTTGATTTGCATCTGTGTGCAGATGTGCTGCATGAATGAACCTGAGAATAAAGTAGGTTAAACATGTAAACACTTAATACAAACCCATATTAATCCACTGTGCATGAATCCATTGTTTATAAAAATCTGATTTTCATGGCTCATCTCTCCACAGAGAGGCCAATCAGGCTCCAGTTGCTCTCCACCATTAACAGAATGAAATCCCAAATAAAGCTCAAACAGTATAATTATCAATGAAACGTCCTTTTATTTCACAGGAGTCAACACACCACCTCACAATAGCATGTAAAGCTTAaatgagaaggagaaagagagattcCTCGCTTCAGTTCTGAACACCACATACTAGAATATGTACAGAGGGCGTGGGAATCAGCTGCTTAGTTGTAAAAGacagaataaatacatattttacataaatgttTAATATAAACAAATACCTGTCGTACAAATTGCACTTGCCGATAGctgtgaggtaaaaaaaaaacacattgtgagCACGACATGACTACAGTACAGTCCCACAAACGCCTTGCTCAAGTCCAGTGCTTTTAAATAACAACCAGTTTGTTACAGTCAGTGCGCCTGAGAGGTCATTTTAAGAATGAATTCATCAAGGAACCATTGGGTTATCTTTAAGGTACCCACTCCACCCTTATTAATAGATTATCATCCTCAATATGATACTGAACTGCTGAtccaataaaataagaaaagaaacatCAGGAGTAAACCTCCTGTATACGTGCGCTCTTTGGGTTGTCAATTCACTGAAATCCTGTTTTTGTGGCAAAAGCGCAGCACCCATTATGATTCATCAGATCCACTAAgatattatttagcaacaattCTCTTAGACTGTCTTGGAGAGATTTACGCATCTTGGAAAGAACATTGGTCCAGATGCCTCTTTTAAAAGTATGGCTTTCAAAATACATGTCTGGTGATTTCtggcaccccccccccccccgaaaaAAAACCAAAGGAGTCACCATCATTTTCACAGGTTTGTTGTAAATCCACCTcgacaaaaaaatgttttcctttacaGCTTTAAGGGCTAATTGATGCTCCCCAGAAACAGTTTTTTCATTGTCCTAGgcttgtgactttttttttagaaggcCTGTGTTACAAACTGGAGATGTGGGGTTCAGAAGGCAAGGATGGTCTAATGAAACAGGCTATCAagatgcattatgggaaatgtaggatccagtgtttttggagcgCAACCAACACcggggactaaaagtcaggctACTTTGGCCTTTGCTGCACAAATTTTGCCCATTCTtttaaaagaaatctgtctCTTATGAGTCCCCCAAGTTTATGGAAGAGCAATACTACATCGCTGCAGTACAcctttaaagttttaaaataatacattggCTGGGAATGTTGAAAATCACATACAAATATGGCTTTCAAATACATTTCTggtggtttctgtcattttaataatttatttatttattgtgttgagttgtgctacttattttgtactgtaattaccttttCTACCTTTTAAAGCTGACTCAGAATCCCAATTtacttaggtgcaaatggcaaataaaactcttgaatcttgaatgtctctttttaaaaatatggcCTTCAACATACATTTTCTGGTGATTTCTGGCACATCTTatccctcctctcccccccaaaaaacccaAAGAAGTCACCATCCTTTCCTCCAGGTTTGTTGTAAATCCACCtcgaaaacaaaaaaaaattgttgtttttccttcacAGTTGTGATTCAGAGTGAGACATCTTCGCAGTCTCCACTAAACTGCTGTCACTGTCCAACCGAGCGCAATCCGACCACATCCCCAGCTCTCCTGGCTCCATCGCAGAGACACCAAACCCTCCGGAGTACCTGGACAGATCGCAGGAGCTGATGTGCAGCCTGCGATCCGCCTGCCTCGGACAGCAACACAGCAGCCTCTTAAAAGCCTTCCTAAAGTCCGGACTCCTGCAGTAAATAACGGGGTTAAACGCAGAGTTTGCATAACCCAACCAGTtcaggaaaacaaacacatcctTATCCACCATCTCTGCGCAAAACACGCGCACCACGTTGACTATAAAGAAAGGCAACCAGCATAAAGTGAAAGTCCCCATGATGATGCCCAAAGTCTTGAGCGCTTTTTGCTCTCTGAGCGCCAAAATCTTAGACGGCCTCTTCTTGTACTTGGATGTGAGTCCTGTCAAAGTGTTAAGATGAAATCTTCCTTCACACTTATCGATCTTCATCAGCTGCTTTTTGGCTTCCCTATAGACGCGTGCGTAAACGAAGATCATCACAAGGAGAGGGATGTAAAaggagatgatggaggaggagatggcGTATGCTCTGTTGGTGACAAAGTCGCAGCACTCTGGGTCCTCATAGCAGGATGTGTCCTCGTTGTCTCTGGACCAATGCATGAGGATGGGGAGAAAAGACACCAGCGCGGAGATAGCCcaaactacacacactacagttTTGGCCCTTGCTTTGGTTAAAAGGCTCTGGTAGCGGAATGGCGACGTGATGGCCACGTACCTGTCTATGGCGATTACGCACAGGGTCTCGATGCTGGCGGTGACGCACAGCACGTCCACGGAGATCCAGATCTCGCAGAAGAAGGAGCCGTAGAGCCAAGAGCCGCGCACCTCCAGAGCAGCACCGAAAGGTACAACCAGGAGACCCATGATGAGGTCTGCGCTGGCCAGAGACACGATGAACACGTTGGTGAGCGTCTGCAGCCGCTGCGTCTTGGCGATGGCCAAGATCACCAGGATGTTGCCGAACACGATGAAGAAGACGATGGCGCCCATCAGGAGGCTCATGCCGGCCATCCACTGCTCGTTGGACGCGGTGGTGGTGGAGCCAGCGGTGTCCGACGCGTTCAGCAGGAGGTTCACCGGTGCGTCGCCGTCGCCGTCCTCCATGACGGGCTGCTGCACTGAGTGTTGGACCAGGTGGAGCTCATTAAGGCATCAGCGCGAGGCAGACGCTCCGGTGTGTCCGGTGTGTCGCTCGAGCCACAGCTCTACTACTACTCCCGACCCGCGCCAACTCCATCTGgagtctctcctctctcagcttTGCGCgcaagctgctgctgcacggACACATCAGAGCAGGCTGGTGACATCACTGCTCCTCG
The genomic region above belongs to Sebastes fasciatus isolate fSebFas1 chromosome 20, fSebFas1.pri, whole genome shotgun sequence and contains:
- the adrb1 gene encoding beta-1 adrenergic receptor, translated to MEDGDGDAPVNLLLNASDTAGSTTTASNEQWMAGMSLLMGAIVFFIVFGNILVILAIAKTQRLQTLTNVFIVSLASADLIMGLLVVPFGAALEVRGSWLYGSFFCEIWISVDVLCVTASIETLCVIAIDRYVAITSPFRYQSLLTKARAKTVVCVVWAISALVSFLPILMHWSRDNEDTSCYEDPECCDFVTNRAYAISSSIISFYIPLLVMIFVYARVYREAKKQLMKIDKCEGRFHLNTLTGLTSKYKKRPSKILALREQKALKTLGIIMGTFTLCWLPFFIVNVVRVFCAEMVDKDVFVFLNWLGYANSAFNPVIYCRSPDFRKAFKRLLCCCPRQADRRLHISSCDLSRYSGGFGVSAMEPGELGMWSDCARLDSDSSLVETAKMSHSESQL